Within Amycolatopsis sp. cg5, the genomic segment GGCACGGTGGTGGAACGCAGGCTCGACGAGATCCGGCCACGCGATGTCTTCGCCAGGTCCCGGCCGCCTGACTAGTCGGGGCGCAAGGACGACAGGAGCAGGTCGGCGTAATGGTCGCCGACCTGGCGAGCCGAGAGCGAACCGCTGCGGCGATACCAGGAACCGAGGTGGTGCACTGAACCGAAGAAGAAGTCGACGATGACGTCGGCGGGCTTGTCGCCGCGGAACTCGCCGGTCGACTGCCCTTCCTCCACCAGGGTGCGGAAGCGCTCGTGGTACTTGCGGCGTTCCGCGCGTACCGCCTTCTGCTTCTCGGCGCTGAGCTGGTGCATCGACTGCATGAAGATCTTGTTGTCGTCGAGGTTGGCGATCGTGGAGACCACGACGTCCGACGCGGCGGCGCGGAGCCGCTCGCGCAGTGGCTGCTCGGTGACGGCGACGTTCTCCAGCTGCTCGGTCTGCTCGCGCAGCACGCGCGCGTAGATCTCGTAGAGTAGATCGTCCTTGGAGCCGAAGTAGTGGTACATCGCGCCCTTGGTGACGCCTGCCGCCTCCACGATCTCCTGGACCGAGGTGCGGTCGAAGCCCTTCTTGGCGAAGAGCTTCGTGGCGTGGGAAAGCAGCCGCCGCGGCACGGACGTCTCGTCGGCGTGCACGTCGACGGCGACGGCCGGCTTACGGGTACTTGCTCTCGTCATCGCTGCGCCACCTTCGTCACCTTGCCTGGCAGGCCAGGCCGCGGACCGTCCCACTCGGACGGTGAGCATACCGACTGGTTGGTCTCGGCGTGGCATTGTCACCCGGAGTCACCCGGACAGCCGTGAACATTACTCCCCGGCGACCGGTCACGGTGCGAGATGCGCCCACCGGCCGTTTTGGGCGGTTTGCCCGACACGGTGGCTCGACGAAGGCTAAGCGACCGCTTAGCATGGAGCGATGAGCCCAGGATCCGATCAGCAGTCCACAGTGGACGGTGTCGGCCACGTGGTCGACGGCGGGGTCGCCACGGTGACCTTCGACCGGCCCGCCCGGCACAACGCCATGGACCAGGCCATGCAGATCCGCTACGGCACCTTGCTGCGCGCGGCGGGCGAGGACCCGGCGATCCGCGCCGTCGTCGTCACGGGCGCGGGGCGCGCTTTCTGCCCGGGAGCGGATCTCGGGCTGCTCGGCGACATCTCCAGCGCGCCGCCGACCGCGGATCTCGACGACCACGACGGCTTCCGCAACGTGCTGGCCGCGGCCTTCACGCCGAAGCCGGTCATCGCCGCGATCAACGGCGGCTGCGCCGGGCTCGGATTCGTCGTCGCCTGCGCGGCGGACGTCCGCTTCGCCGCGGCCGGCGCCAAGTTCACCACGTCGTTCGCCCGCCGGGGGCTGGTCGCCGAGTACGGCGTCGCGAAGCTGCTCCCCGAACTCGTCGGCCGTGGCCGCGCGCTCGACCTGCTGCTCTCCGGCCGCACGTTCACCGCCGAGCAGGCCTTCGACTACGGGCTCGTGCAGGAGGTACTGCCGCCCGAAGAGCTCCTGCCCCGCGCGCAGGCCTACGCCACCGAACTGGCGACGCACAGCGCGCCGCGTTCGATGGCCATCATGAAGGAGCAGCTCTTCCGCGAGGCCGCGCTCCCGCTCGAGGCGGCCGCGAAAGAGGCCACCGCGCTGATGCTCGACTCCTTCGGCCGCCCGGAACTCCCGGAGGGCCTCGCCAGCTGGAACGAGCGCCGCCCGCCGAACTTCCCCGCCTACCCCTGACCCGCTCGGCCGTCGCTCACGACTCGTCGCGGATGACCAAGACCGGGCACGGCGCGAGCCGCAGCACGTCCTTCGAGGTGCTGCCGAGCAACAGCTCGCTGAGCCTGCCGTGCCGGTGCGCCCCGACCCCGATCACCGAAGCCTTGTGCTCGGTGGCGAGCCGGACCAGCGTCTCGGCCACCGTCACCTGATCGGCGACGGCGAGCCCTTCCGCACGCAGCCCGGCCGCCAGCGCCAGCTCGACGCCACGGCTGGCGGTCCGCTGCGCGGAGTCGTGCGCGGCCTTGTCGAGCTGCTCGGCGGTCCGCAGGTCGATCGGCGCCACCGGGCCGGTCAGCGTCGCCGCGGGCCCCGCGCCCAGGTCGAACACCCGGCCCGTCTCCCACACCGTCACGACCAGCGCGTCACGCTCCCCGAGCAGCTCGCCGACCTCGGCCACCATGCGCTCGGACACAGGCGTCCCGTCGAAGCCCAGAATCACCGGACCGGTTCCCATAGCTCTCACCTCGCGGGCAAGGTACCCGGATGATCACCTTTCAAACCGGGGTCAGGGACGCACGCCGAACGACGGCCTGCCCAGCAGTTTCGGCAGCACCCGGTAGGCGTCGTGCACCCACTCGCACAGCAGCGGCCGCGAGTCGCGCGGGTCGATGACGTCCTCGACGGCGAACTTCTCGGCGGTGCGGAACGGCGAGCGGACCGCGTCGAGGCGTTCGCGGATCGCGGCGATGTGGGCGGCCGGGTCCTCGGCGGCCTCGATTTCCGCGCGGTAGGCGGCTTCGATGCCGCCCTCGACCGGGAGGGAACCCCAGTCGCCGGACGGCCAGGCCCAGCGGCGGACCAGCCGGTGCCGGTTGGTGATGCCGGCGCCGCCGACGCCGAACACGCGCCGGACGATGATCTCGGCGACCGGCACGCGTGCCTGGTACACGGCGGTGATCGCCCGTGCGCCGCGGCGGATCGACCCGCGTTTCTCACCGGCCAGGCCGATGACCATGCCCGCCTGGTCGGTCAGGTTCACGATCGGCAGGTGGAAGGTCTCGCAGAGGTCGACCAGCCGGGTGATGGCGTCGGCGCCCTCGGCGGTCAGCGTCGCGCCACGGTAGGGATCCGTCGCGATGACGCCGACCGGGTGACCGTCCAGCCTGGCCAGTCCCGCGTACGCGGAGCCGCCGTAGCAGGCGTAGTCGAACACGGACCCGGAGTCGAAGACGGCGTCCAGCAACGGCCGCAGCCGATAAGGCTTGCGACGGTCACGAGGCACGAGCGAAAGCAAGCCCTCCTCGCGACGCGAAACATCGTCCGAACTGCCGACGACAGGCGGTAGTGAGTCCACATTGGACGGCAAGTACGCCAGGAAATCGCGCACCGCCTGGAAAGCGGCTTCCTCGGACGGGACGATCACGTCGACGGCGCCGCTGCGGCGATGCACCGCCGCGCCGCCGAGTTCCTCCTTGGTGAGGTCCTCGCCGGTCGCGTGCTTCACCAGCGGCGGCCCGGCGACGAACAGCTGACCGGCCCCTTCCACCAGAACGCACAGATGGGACATGACCGCGCGGGCCGCGCCCAGGCCCGCGACGGGACCCAGGCACGCCGAAACCACCGGCACCGCCGAGAGATTGTCGACCACGAGGTCCCAGCCAGGGTTGAACGGCACGTAGGTGAACCCGTGCTGTTCCAGCATCTTCACGCTGCCGCCGCCACCGGTGCCCTCGATCAGCCGCACCAGCGGCATCCCGAGCTCGTTGGCCAGCCGCTCGGCGTGGATCTGCTTGCCCATGATGCCCGCGTCGGCCGCGCCGCCGCGGACGGTGAAGTCGTCACCGCCCACGGCGACCCGGCGACCGTCGAGCCGGGCGGTGCCCACCACGAAGTTGGCGGGCACGAACGAGACCAGTGTGCCGTCCCCGGCGTACTCGGCCGAACCGGCGAGCGCGCCGATCTCGTCGAAAGAACCCTTGTCCACCAACGCTTCGATGCGCTCGCGGACCGTCAGCCTGCCCGCGCCGTGCTGACGGGCGACCTTCTCGGGGC encodes:
- a CDS encoding universal stress protein, yielding MGTGPVILGFDGTPVSERMVAEVGELLGERDALVVTVWETGRVFDLGAGPAATLTGPVAPIDLRTAEQLDKAAHDSAQRTASRGVELALAAGLRAEGLAVADQVTVAETLVRLATEHKASVIGVGAHRHGRLSELLLGSTSKDVLRLAPCPVLVIRDES
- a CDS encoding TetR/AcrR family transcriptional regulator gives rise to the protein MTRASTRKPAVAVDVHADETSVPRRLLSHATKLFAKKGFDRTSVQEIVEAAGVTKGAMYHYFGSKDDLLYEIYARVLREQTEQLENVAVTEQPLRERLRAAASDVVVSTIANLDDNKIFMQSMHQLSAEKQKAVRAERRKYHERFRTLVEEGQSTGEFRGDKPADVIVDFFFGSVHHLGSWYRRSGSLSARQVGDHYADLLLSSLRPD
- a CDS encoding enoyl-CoA hydratase-related protein, with amino-acid sequence MSPGSDQQSTVDGVGHVVDGGVATVTFDRPARHNAMDQAMQIRYGTLLRAAGEDPAIRAVVVTGAGRAFCPGADLGLLGDISSAPPTADLDDHDGFRNVLAAAFTPKPVIAAINGGCAGLGFVVACAADVRFAAAGAKFTTSFARRGLVAEYGVAKLLPELVGRGRALDLLLSGRTFTAEQAFDYGLVQEVLPPEELLPRAQAYATELATHSAPRSMAIMKEQLFREAALPLEAAAKEATALMLDSFGRPELPEGLASWNERRPPNFPAYP
- a CDS encoding acyl-CoA carboxylase subunit beta, translated to MAEDWAPEVEELRRRRALAERMGGPEKVARQHGAGRLTVRERIEALVDKGSFDEIGALAGSAEYAGDGTLVSFVPANFVVGTARLDGRRVAVGGDDFTVRGGAADAGIMGKQIHAERLANELGMPLVRLIEGTGGGGSVKMLEQHGFTYVPFNPGWDLVVDNLSAVPVVSACLGPVAGLGAARAVMSHLCVLVEGAGQLFVAGPPLVKHATGEDLTKEELGGAAVHRRSGAVDVIVPSEEAAFQAVRDFLAYLPSNVDSLPPVVGSSDDVSRREEGLLSLVPRDRRKPYRLRPLLDAVFDSGSVFDYACYGGSAYAGLARLDGHPVGVIATDPYRGATLTAEGADAITRLVDLCETFHLPIVNLTDQAGMVIGLAGEKRGSIRRGARAITAVYQARVPVAEIIVRRVFGVGGAGITNRHRLVRRWAWPSGDWGSLPVEGGIEAAYRAEIEAAEDPAAHIAAIRERLDAVRSPFRTAEKFAVEDVIDPRDSRPLLCEWVHDAYRVLPKLLGRPSFGVRP